A single window of Gossypium arboreum isolate Shixiya-1 chromosome 13, ASM2569848v2, whole genome shotgun sequence DNA harbors:
- the LOC108464222 gene encoding phospho-2-dehydro-3-deoxyheptonate aldolase 2, chloroplastic-like yields MALTSPSFLSSKSPLLPRRHLLPPSLKPITAVHSADPTKSTKSAAAAAAASTSSPSIPTQWTLESWKSKKALQLPEYPDQNDLVSVLETLSTFPPVVFAGEARSLEEKLGHAALGNAFLLQGGDCAESFKEFDANNIRDTFRVLLQMGVVLMFGGQMPIIKVGRMAGQFAKPRSDPFEEKDGVKLPSYRGDNINGDSFDEKERVPDPHRMIRAYCQSVATLNLLRAFATGGYAAMQRVTQWNLDFTEHSEQGDRYRELAHRVDEAMGFMAAAGLSVGHPVMTTTDFWTSHECLLLPYEQALTREDSTTGLYYDCSAHMLWVGDRTRQLDGAHVEFLRGVANPLGIKVSDKMDPSELVRLIEILNPRNKPGRITVIVRMGAENMRVKLPHLIRAVRGAGQVVTWVSDPMHGNTIKAPCGLKTRSFDAIRAEVRAFFDVHDDEGSHPGGIHLEMTGQNVTECLGGSRTITYNDLGSRYHTHCDPRLNASQSLELAFIIAERLRRRRLASRNPLASTRSSI; encoded by the exons ATGGCTCTGACATCCCCTTCATTTCTCTCCTCCAAATCCCCTCTTCTCCCCCGCCGCCATCTCCTCCCTCCAAGTCTTAAACCCATCACCGCCGTCCATTCGGCCGACCCGACTAAGTCAACCAAATCAGCGGCGGCGGCGGCGGCGGCCTCCACCAGCTCCCCTTCGATCCCCACACAATGGACGCTCGAAAGCTGGAAGTCCAAGAAGGCCCTCCAGCTTCCCGAATACCCAGACCAAAACGACCTCGTATCCGTCCTCGAGACGCTCTCTACGTTCCCTCCGGTCGTCTTCGCCGGGGAGGCTAGGAGCCTGGAAGAGAAGCTGGGACATGCTGCTCTCGGCAACGCTTTCTTGCTGCAAGGTGGTGATTGTGCCGAGAGCTTCAAGGAGTTCGATGCTAATAACATTCGTGACACTTTCAGGGTCCTCCTACAGATGGGTGTAGTCCTCATGTTTGGTGGCCAAATGCCTATTATCAAG GTAGGAAGAATGGCAGGTCAGTTTGCAAAGCCGAGATCAGATCCGTTTGAGGAGAAGGATGGGGTAAAGCTCCCAAGTTATAGAGGTGACAATATAAATGGTGATTCTTTCGATGAGAAAGAAAGAGTTCCAGATCCCCATAGGATGATCAGGGCCTATTGCCAATCTGTGGCAACTTTGAACCTTTTGCGGGCATTTGCTACTGGAGGGTATGCAGCCATGCAGAGAGTCACACAATGGAATCTAGACTTCACCGAGCACAGCGAGCAGGGGGACAG GTACCGTGAACTTGCTCACCGAGTTGATGAGGCAATGGGGTTCATGGCTGCTGCTGGACTCTCAGTTGGTCACCCTGTCATGACAACTACAGATTTTTGGACATCTCACGAGTGCTTGCTCTTGCCTTACGAGCAGGCACTCACTAGGGAGGATTCAACTACCGGGCTTTACTACGACTGCTCAGCGCACATGCTTTGGGTTGGAGATCGCACCCGCCAACTTGATGGTGCTCATGTTGAATTTTTAAGGGGAGTTGCTAATCCTCTTGGCATAAAG GTTAGCGATAAGATGGATCCTAGTGAACTAGTTAGGCTCATTGAAATTCTAAATCCTCGGAACAAGCCAGGCAGAATAACAGTCATTGTAAGGATGGGAGCTGAGAATATGCGAGTGAAACTTCCCCATTTGATCAGAGCGGTCCGTGGAGCTGGGCAGGTTGTAACTTGGGTTAGTGACCCCATGCATGGGAACACCATTAAAGCTCCTTGTGGACTGAAAACTCGTTCCTTTGATGCCATTAGG GCCGAAGTGAGAGCATTCTTCGATGTACATGATGATGAAGGTAGCCATCCCGGAGGAATTCATTTAGAGATGACGGGGCAGAATGTGACAGAATGTCTTGGAGGCTCAAGAACTATAACCTATAACGACCTGGGTTCACGCTATCACACCCATTGTGATCCAAGGCTCAATGCTTCTCAATCTCTAGAGCTCGCCTTCATTATCGCTGAGCGCTTAAGGAGACGAAGGCTTGCATCACGGAACCCTTTAGCCTCCACCCGATCATCTATTTAG
- the LOC108464615 gene encoding protein EXORDIUM-like 2, giving the protein MAASASLYYFLTLLLLCAIPFTFSELVKEQPLVLKYHNGPLLKGKITVNLIWYGKFSPTQRSIIVDFINSLSSAVKPKIPSASFWWKTTEKYKSGSSTLVVGKQILLENYPLGKTLKNPHLPALARKFNGVGTVSVILTAKDVAVDGFCMRCGTHGSNRVGRVRGTFIWVGNSETQCPGQCAWPFHQPIYGPQTPPLVAPNGDVGIDGMIITLATLLANTVTNPFNNGYFQGPADAPLEAVSACTGIFGTGSYPGYPGKLLVEKSTGASYNANGVNGRKYLLPAMWDPQTSRCKTLV; this is encoded by the coding sequence ATGGCGGCTTCTGCTTCTCTTTACTATTTTCTCACTCTCCTACTCCTTTGTGCCATCCCTTTTACCTTCTCCGAGCTCGTTAAAGAGCAGCCTCTGGTGTTGAAGTACCACAATGGGCCACTCTTGAAGGGGAAGATCACCGTTAATCTCATCTGGTACGGGAAGTTCTCCCCAACCCAGCGCTCCATAATCGTCGATTTCATCAACTCTTTGAGCTCTGCCGTCAAACCCAAGATTCCGTCGGCGTCGTTTTGGTGGAAAACGACGGAGAAATACAAGTCCGGTTCCTCCACTTTGGTCGTGGGCAAACAAATCCTCCTCGAAAATTACCCGCTCGGTAAAACCCTTAAGAACCCACACTTGCCAGCGTTGGCCAGGAAATTCAACGGCGTAGGTACGGTTAGCGTTATCCTCACGGCCAAAGACGTCGCCGTCGATGGGTTCTGCATGAGGTGCGGGACTCACGGGTCGAACCGGGTTGGTCGGGTTCGAGGTACTTTTATCTGGGTTGGAAACTCGGAGACTCAATGTCCTGGTCAATGCGCCTGGCCATTTCACCAGCCTATTTATGGTCCCCAAACTCCACCGTTGGTGGCTCCCAATGGAGACGTTGGGATTGACGGAATGATCATCACCTTGGCCACCCTTTTGGCTAACACTGTTACCAACCCGTTTAACAACGGGTATTTCCAGGGGCCCGCCGACGCGCCGTTGGAGGCGGTTTCAGCTTGCACGGGGATTTTCGGGACGGGTTCGTACCCGGGTTATCCGGGTAAACTGTTGGTGGAGAAGAGCACCGGAGCGAGCTACAATGCCAACGGCGTTAACGGCCGGAAATACTTGTTGCCGGCGATGTGGGATCCGCAGACGTCGAGGTGCAAAACGCTAGTTTGA